One window of Drosophila virilis strain 15010-1051.87 unplaced genomic scaffold, Dvir_AGI_RSII-ME tig00000004, whole genome shotgun sequence genomic DNA carries:
- the LOC116651361 gene encoding axoneme-associated protein mst101(2)-like, translating to MFGGKKKALDKEMQSMSKEEQMVLKGMMQCMEKGMKKACKTGAEQRLKEEKDLEHQCAQLAKKDKIRKLLGQCKKQKAEHQESGKSKAASCKQSLKKSPKDASKKEKNDDAEPTEKSDSPKEQYLLKLKKCIRKEWADICETRKSLTKEEQEKLTLSHKCFAAQIKDMCKIKVLNEMCGTSAEPNSECKLDKKQQDDQGDRAQQNECKQTAENTEAQKKKTDAGDPKKPCENMPKKNQNDDKAQKKKPEKQIKTEEAKKIKCEAEAQQKQQGECMGEAFQNQSKGADKTEKSR from the exons ATGTTTGGCGGAAAAAAGAAAGCTTTGGATAAGGAGATGCAGAGCATGAGCAAGGAGGAACAAATGGTACTAAAAGGTATGATGCAGTGCATGGAAAAAGGCATGAAAAAGGCATGTAAGACAGGAGCCGAGCAGAGGCtcaaagaagaaaaagatCTTGAACATCAGTGTGCCCAATTGGCTAAAAAAGATAAAATCAGAAAGTTGTTGGGACAGTGTAAGAAGCAAAAGGCCGAGCATCAGGAATCTGGCAAATCAAAAGCAGCCTCTTGCAAACAATCCTTGAAAAAATCGCCGAAAGATGCTTccaaaaaagagaaaaatgaCGATGCG GAACCGACCGAAAAATCGGACAGTCCAAAAGAGCAATACTTACTGAAACTAAAGAAATGCATTCGCAAAGAGTGGGCCGATATCTGTGAGACTCGTAAAAGCCTAACAAAAGAAGAGCAGGAAAAGCTTACACTTTCTCACAAGTGCTTTGCCGCTCAAATAAAGGATATGTGCAAAATAAAGGTATTGAACGAGATGTGTGGCACATCTGCAGAACCAAACTCGGAATGTAAGCTCGATAAAAAACAGCAGGATGATCAAGGAGATCGAGCGCAGCAGAACGAGTGTAAACAGACAGCTGAAAATACGGAggctcaaaagaaaaagacAGACGCGGGGGATCCTAAGAAACCGTGTGAGAACATGCCTAAAAAAAATCAGAATGACGATAaggctcaaaaaaaaaaaccagagaAACAGATTAAAACAGAGGAAGCTAAGAAAATAAAGTGCGAGGCAGAGGctcaacagaaacagcaaggCGAGTGTATGGGGGAAGCTTTTCAGAATCAATCTAAGGGGGCAGATAAAACGGAAAAATCAAGGTGA